GGTACAAAAGGGAAAATGAATCGGCGAAAATCAGGTCGCCGTATCAATTAAGTAATAAGTGGAGGACTAAAGTCCTCCGCTATGTCTCGATTCGCGGCTGGAAGCCGCTCCTACTAAGGTTTTTGAGGTGACTTTGATGAAAACAGGTGAACAGGTGTATTCGCAATAAATTTTGTGCTCCGATGTTTCTGTCTAGTAGCATTCGAGAATAAAAAAATGGCGGGATGCTTTTTATTTAACTTTACCCATTGAACTGATAGTCTCGAATTCCTTTTTTGTAACGGGCATGACTGAGAGGCGGGTTTGTTTAATGAGCGCTATGTTTTTTAGACGTCTGTCCATTTTAATTTCTGACAATGAGACGGGATTTTTGAAGGTTTCCTTAGGTTTTGCATCTACAGCAACCCAGCGCCCGTCATCTGTAGTTGGATCTTGATATGCTTCCTTGATCACTTCGGCAATTCCTACGACCTCTAATCCTTCCTTGCTGTGATAGTAAAGAACGAGGTCTCCTAAGTTCATACTTTTTAAATTGTTTCTCGCCTGATAATTTCTGACCCCATCCCAATACGTCCAACCGTCTTTAAGAAAATCATCCCAGGAGTATTTGAATGGTTCAGATTTCACCAGCCAGTATTTCATGAGCGTTATTATAATTTTCAGATTTGGCTTTTCAACTTTGGGGTGGGTTACTCAGGATACAATAGATAAGGACTTTTTTATTATTTTTCTAATCCATATCAATGCTACTGACTGCTATATCGGCTTCTTCACCGTAGGCTTCCCTCAAAAGTTCTTCGATTACGGCTTTAAAGTCTTTTCGGTCTGTTATTCTAATAGCCTCAAGGAAGAAATCCAATT
The sequence above is drawn from the Thermodesulfobacteriota bacterium genome and encodes:
- a CDS encoding EVE domain-containing protein, with amino-acid sequence MKYWLVKSEPFKYSWDDFLKDGWTYWDGVRNYQARNNLKSMNLGDLVLYYHSKEGLEVVGIAEVIKEAYQDPTTDDGRWVAVDAKPKETFKNPVSLSEIKMDRRLKNIALIKQTRLSVMPVTKKEFETISSMGKVK